The Microcystis panniformis FACHB-1757 region GACTGGTTCGATTACCGAAGCTATCTAAAAATTCTTCTATTTTTGTTGCCGGTTCCACCCGCAAGTTTTCCGATTGTCTCACTTGATCTAAAATTGAGGGGTGTAGATAAAGTTTTAACAACATGACCACGGGTAAGGGTGTATCAAAGCCAAATTCATAACCAACATGGATTAACATTAGTCCTCCTATCTAGATGAAATTTTGTCAGGATTGGTAGAGATGAAACGCCAATAATCGCCAGACTGAAAAAAGTTAGGCCTGACTACTTGGTTAAAAGTTTGAGGAGAAAGTAATAGCCAAGCTGAAAACCGATAAGCTTTGTACGGATTTTTTTTATTGTAAACTGCTTCAAATAAAAGCTTTGTAACTTTGAACACAAGCCATCGGCAGGATTAGAGCTATCGAAAAGAGTCCGGGGTGGATGGTTCCTCTAATAGACGAATTTCAATGGGGATGTAGGCCAGTTTAGCAAAAATCTTTTGTTGATGACTGACGGGCCACCATTCGTAAAGAAAAATTTCTAAAGGTCGCCAGAGAGCCACCCAACCACTAATTAATAGTCCTTCTTCTAAGAAGTGAATAAATGTATCGCTGCCAAAACGACCAATTAATTCGCTGAGACTCAAACAAACAAAAAGAAAGGAGAGACCAATTATCAAAGATATGCGTCCCTGTCGCCAAATTGTGCGTAATTTTCTTTGTTCTCCCTGTTGGCGATAGTCAAAATAATTATGTAAAGCTGAGGGTAACAGATGTCGGGCGGTGTTTTGTTCTGTACTGGGAAGATAAAAGACTAATTTAAGGGGGGTATTTAGGGGAAATTCATCCACAGAGTTAATAATATAATTTTCGGCATTATCGTCTAAATCTCTATCTAAAAATGGCGAAGGATCGAGAGAATTAAAGACTTGCTGTAACTGATTAAGTTTAATTTCAATTAAGTAAGTTCCTTCCTCCTCTCGATAATAGGATTGTAATTGATTCACCAGTCTAGACATTAGTTATTAAGGTTAAGCAAATGGGGTGAACTGATACAACTAAAATCTACTAAGTAGGTAGGCACAATTATTTGTAGGGCGTTGGGTTTCATGCTTCAACCCAACCTACGTTCATCTTATATTTAATTCCAACCACCCACTTAGAAGTTACTTCATCTTGCTCATTCAGGCTGAAGATTGAACTATCTGTGGGAATATTTTAGCTGTATCAGTCCCAGAACATTAATTTAATTTAGCGACCAAAACCAGCGTACCAAAAATAGGTGACCATGGGAATTACTGTGGCTAAAACCAGTAAAACTATCACCCAAATCGTGGCATTTTTATCGTCAGTTTCTTCTGCGGTAGTAAAGGTACTTTCGATATTAATTGTCGCTACTTCTGGGGGTCCGGGATCCGCTTCTCCAGAAAGTACCGCCGTTAGACGACGACTAGCATCGAGTAAAGCTTGATTATATTTTCCCCCATCTTTGAGGGGAACTGCCATAGTTTCCGAGAGGATACTATCAGCAATAGCATCGGTTAATAGGGGTTTTGCTTCCTCGGCAACCCGAATCGCAGTTTTATTGGTTAAAGTATCAAGGACGATGATAGTTTGATTGGCACGATCTTCGGAGTTAGGATACCATTCTCTCAGGATATCATCGGCTAAATTGTCAATTTTTTGACCGTAATCCAAGCGTCGGACTACCACCATTCTCACTTCTTGGCCAGTTTTTTCGGCGAGATTTTTCAGGTCTTTATTTAATTTTCCCTCGTTAGCGGCACTAATGGCCGAAACAGGATCGACTACATAAGTGGGCGCTCCAGAGCTTAAAATGGGGAGGTCATAGACTCCCATGGCAGCAGCCGGTGACAGGGAAACAGCCAAGGCTACACAGCAGGAGAGAAGGAGAGAAGCTAATAATTTGAGCATATTGATTCGGTAAAATTCCTATAGAACATGATAGGGGAAAAGTTTACTGTTTTTTGAGTCGGGAGACAGAAGACAGCAGATGGGAAGCTTTTTTCAGTGAAACTGATAACTGATAACTGATAACTGATAACTGATA contains the following coding sequences:
- the psb32 gene encoding photosystem II repair protein Psb32, with translation MLKLLASLLLSCCVALAVSLSPAAAMGVYDLPILSSGAPTYVVDPVSAISAANEGKLNKDLKNLAEKTGQEVRMVVVRRLDYGQKIDNLADDILREWYPNSEDRANQTIIVLDTLTNKTAIRVAEEAKPLLTDAIADSILSETMAVPLKDGGKYNQALLDASRRLTAVLSGEADPGPPEVATINIESTFTTAEETDDKNATIWVIVLLVLATVIPMVTYFWYAGFGR